One Campylobacter sputorum subsp. sputorum DNA segment encodes these proteins:
- the cysE gene encoding serine O-acetyltransferase — protein sequence MEFLNIIKEDFLEPKRQDPAFNSLLEIFFNYPGVWAIINHRFAHFFHTKGFKRLARVMAGISRFFTGVDIHPAAKVGRRVFLDHATGIVIGETAEIGNRVLLYQGVTLGGVSLDRGKRHPTLKEGVVVGAGAKILGNITIGKNSKIGANSVVVKNVPPNCTAVGIPATVLGGCDKTPLSHNKIPNINKELFEYIVKRISIIEEILQKDNEDILSKDKALEELYKKYIIKN from the coding sequence ATGGAATTTTTAAATATTATAAAAGAAGATTTTTTAGAACCAAAAAGGCAAGATCCGGCTTTTAATAGCTTGTTAGAGATATTTTTTAACTATCCTGGGGTTTGGGCTATTATAAACCATCGTTTTGCACATTTTTTTCATACCAAAGGATTTAAAAGATTAGCTAGAGTAATGGCTGGAATTTCAAGATTTTTCACAGGAGTTGATATTCACCCTGCTGCAAAAGTAGGAAGAAGAGTTTTTTTAGACCACGCAACTGGAATTGTTATAGGAGAAACTGCCGAAATTGGCAATAGAGTATTGTTATATCAAGGCGTAACTTTAGGTGGCGTTAGCCTAGATAGAGGAAAACGCCATCCTACCTTAAAAGAAGGCGTTGTAGTTGGTGCTGGAGCTAAAATTTTAGGAAATATCACAATAGGAAAAAACTCTAAAATAGGAGCAAATTCCGTTGTAGTAAAAAATGTTCCACCAAATTGTACTGCTGTTGGAATTCCCGCTACAGTACTTGGAGGTTGTGATAAAACACCACTTTCTCATAACAAAATTCCAAATATAAACAAAGAGCTATTTGAATATATTGTAAAAAGAATTTCAATAATTGAAGAAATTTTACAAAAAGACAACGAAGATATATTATCAAAAGATAAGGCTTTAGAAGAGTTATATAAAAAATATATTATTAAAAATTAA
- a CDS encoding pyridoxal phosphate-dependent aminotransferase produces MNINLTNRAKSIKESVTMAISAKAKEMKANGIDVISLSAGEPDFDTPEIIKSAVKVALSQGCSKYTPVPGTPEVLQAIKTKLKKDNNLEYETNEIITNIGAKHSIFNIIQAMIEQGDEVIIPAPYWVSYPEIVKFAGGTPVIINTDESSKFKITAGQLKNAITPKSKLLILNSPSNPTGSIYTKEELSQFAEILKDTNIVVISDEIYEKLVFDGEFCATASISEDMLKRTITINGLSKCGAMPGWRFGYMACKIPELTKAVKSIQSQSTSNISSIVQAGAIPGLLGESNEDVEKMNKAYKKRRDYAVKAINDIKGLKALKPDGAFYIFVNCSEIEKDSMKFCKDMLSEAKVAVVPGIGFGLDGYFRMSYATDLDSIKKGIDRI; encoded by the coding sequence ATGAATATAAATCTCACAAATAGAGCTAAATCTATTAAAGAATCTGTAACAATGGCAATAAGTGCAAAAGCAAAAGAAATGAAAGCTAATGGCATAGATGTTATAAGTTTGAGTGCAGGAGAACCAGACTTTGATACACCAGAGATAATAAAAAGTGCCGTAAAAGTTGCTTTATCACAAGGTTGTTCAAAATACACTCCAGTACCAGGAACTCCTGAAGTTTTACAAGCTATAAAAACAAAACTCAAAAAAGACAATAATTTAGAATATGAAACAAATGAGATAATAACAAATATTGGTGCTAAACACTCCATTTTCAATATAATTCAAGCTATGATAGAGCAAGGCGATGAAGTTATCATACCAGCACCTTACTGGGTAAGTTATCCTGAAATAGTTAAATTTGCAGGCGGAACACCAGTGATTATAAATACAGATGAGAGTAGTAAATTTAAGATTACAGCTGGGCAACTAAAAAACGCTATTACGCCAAAAAGCAAATTACTCATACTAAATTCTCCAAGTAACCCAACAGGTTCAATATACACAAAAGAAGAATTAAGCCAATTTGCTGAAATTTTAAAAGATACAAATATAGTTGTAATCAGTGATGAAATTTATGAAAAATTAGTATTTGATGGAGAATTTTGCGCAACAGCAAGTATAAGTGAAGATATGTTAAAACGCACAATAACTATAAATGGACTTAGCAAATGCGGTGCAATGCCAGGATGGAGATTTGGCTATATGGCTTGTAAAATTCCAGAGCTTACAAAAGCTGTTAAATCTATACAAAGTCAAAGTACATCAAATATAAGTTCTATTGTTCAAGCAGGGGCAATTCCTGGATTACTTGGCGAATCAAACGAAGATGTAGAAAAAATGAATAAAGCATACAAAAAACGAAGAGACTACGCTGTAAAAGCAATAAATGATATAAAAGGATTAAAAGCATTAAAGCCAGATGGGGCTTTTTATATATTTGTAAATTGTAGTGAGATAGAAAAAGATTCTATGAAATTTTGCAAAGATATGTTAAGTGAAGCTAAAGTAGCGGTAGTTCCAGGCATAGGATTTGGATTAGATGGATATTTTAGAATGTCTTATGCAACAGATTTAGATAGTATCAAAAAAGGTATAGATAGAATCTGA
- a CDS encoding pyrroline-5-carboxylate reductase: MEEIFILGNGAMATAMAFGLKDKYSIVLVGRNRQKLENLAKQGFKTELYGDKFDINNKFIILAFKPYALDSVSQILSGKADLIISVLATSSLEEIKNQISSNRYIKAMPNIAAKFKSSITPFFSKDCQNEDEVILSTFGEICRVDSEDELNMAMAISGCAPAYLALVAEAMACGCVSKGLKKDIAHSITAGVFKSISALLKESHPALIKESVCSPAGTTIEGVNVLEEHSVRSAFIKAIKASIDKASK; this comes from the coding sequence ATGGAAGAAATTTTTATACTTGGTAATGGAGCTATGGCGACTGCTATGGCTTTTGGATTAAAAGATAAATATAGCATTGTTTTGGTTGGCAGAAACAGACAAAAATTAGAAAATTTAGCAAAACAAGGCTTTAAAACAGAGCTTTATGGAGATAAATTTGATATAAATAATAAATTTATAATACTAGCTTTTAAACCTTACGCTCTTGATAGTGTTAGTCAAATTTTAAGCGGAAAAGCTGATTTGATTATAAGTGTTTTGGCTACATCTTCTCTTGAAGAGATAAAAAATCAAATTTCTTCAAATAGATATATAAAAGCTATGCCAAATATAGCGGCTAAATTTAAATCTTCCATAACTCCTTTTTTCTCAAAAGATTGCCAAAATGAAGATGAGGTTATTTTATCTACATTTGGTGAAATTTGTAGAGTCGATAGTGAAGATGAGCTAAATATGGCAATGGCGATAAGTGGCTGTGCACCGGCGTATTTGGCTTTGGTTGCTGAAGCTATGGCTTGTGGTTGTGTTAGTAAAGGGCTTAAAAAAGATATAGCTCATAGTATTACCGCTGGTGTTTTTAAAAGTATATCAGCCCTGCTAAAAGAATCTCATCCAGCTCTTATAAAAGAGTCTGTTTGCTCGCCTGCTGGAACTACTATAGAAGGTGTTAATGTCTTAGAGGAGCATTCAGTAAGATCTGCTTTTATAAAAGCTATCAAAGCAAGTATAGATAAAGCGAGTAAATAA
- the fliW gene encoding flagellar assembly protein FliW, with protein MIFDIKSPILGFEQIKKAKIVQIDDFFARLESQDDKTTFTLINPYGFRDYAFEIPDYYIKLMDIKDDSELRVYVIVALNSPLEESTMNFVAPIVCNMTNNTISQVILDTVGYPQYKQADRIANYINKDN; from the coding sequence ATGATTTTTGATATAAAAAGTCCTATATTGGGTTTTGAACAGATAAAAAAGGCTAAGATTGTTCAGATAGATGATTTTTTTGCAAGATTGGAAAGCCAGGATGATAAAACAACTTTTACACTAATAAATCCTTATGGATTTAGAGATTATGCTTTTGAAATTCCGGATTATTATATAAAACTTATGGATATAAAAGATGATAGCGAACTTAGAGTTTATGTTATAGTTGCACTTAATTCACCACTTGAAGAATCAACTATGAATTTCGTTGCCCCTATAGTTTGTAATATGACAAATAATACCATTTCTCAAGTTATACTTGATACAGTTGGTTATCCTCAATACAAACAAGCTGATAGGATAGCTAACTATATAAATAAAGACAACTAA
- a CDS encoding outer membrane protein assembly factor BamD has translation MKISYKYIIAILIAFVMTACSTKSDEIYNLSPDAWYSLIIKDIRDRDLESADKHYTSMQSEHVASPLLETILIILAQAHMEDEEYLLANYYLDEYIKKYGDYKKTEYAEFLKMKANFDSFIRPNRNQKLMDDTTAQIQNFLYKYPNSMYRPLAETMLLKFNLATHYLDLQIADLYERTGRDISAEIYKEKINNSPYKDTNLIPPTLPWYRSIFE, from the coding sequence ATGAAAATATCATATAAATATATTATTGCGATATTAATTGCGTTTGTAATGACTGCATGCTCAACAAAATCTGATGAAATTTACAACTTATCCCCAGATGCGTGGTATTCTCTGATAATAAAAGATATTAGGGATAGAGACTTAGAAAGTGCCGATAAGCACTATACATCCATGCAAAGCGAACATGTCGCTTCGCCACTGCTAGAAACTATTTTAATAATTTTAGCACAAGCACATATGGAAGATGAAGAGTATCTGCTTGCAAACTACTATTTGGATGAATATATAAAAAAATACGGGGATTATAAAAAGACAGAATATGCAGAGTTTTTAAAAATGAAAGCAAATTTCGACTCATTTATAAGACCAAATAGAAATCAAAAACTAATGGATGATACAACTGCTCAAATACAAAATTTTTTATACAAATATCCAAACTCAATGTATAGACCATTAGCCGAGACAATGTTGCTTAAATTTAATCTTGCTACACACTATTTAGATCTACAAATAGCAGATTTATATGAAAGAACTGGTAGAGATATATCTGCTGAAATTTATAAAGAAAAGATAAATAATTCCCCTTATAAAGATACAAATTTAATACCACCAACACTTCCGTGGTATAGAAGCATTTTTGAATAG
- the lon gene encoding endopeptidase La, whose amino-acid sequence MISKIESLPMQISVLVEDSLFLYPFMITPIFIEDNENIEAINYAQENSKPILITTTKPQNDGSRDFDDIFDCGVIGNIMRRSTIPDGRVKILFQGIQKGRIIKQIQKTPLIAEVDAIEEILPEPNKVEALMNTLIEKVKTLNKFISYFPPELLKAIEENIDPIRICDLISSSLRLKKDLAYEFFIETKFEKKALRLIDYITEEIKSHKIEKDIKSKVHSRIEKVNKEYFLKEQLKQIQEELGTDNSKEEEIQEYKKKLETKKKFISTEAYKEIKKQIDKLARLHPDSADAGMVQSYLDWTLEVPFEKISKQKSSIAQVSKQLNKDHYSLKKPKERIEEYFALRELIEKRKSDNKLNNGAIICFAGPPGVGKTSLANSIAKALKRELIRVALGGLEDVNELRGHRRTYIGAMPGRIVQGLIEAKQMNPVMVLDEIDKIGSGHRGDPSAVMLEILDPEQNSKFRDYYLNFDIDLSKIIFIATANDVSMIPPALRDRMEFIFLSSYTPQEKFEIAKKYLIPQEIQKHALSTKEVIFQNDAIELIISEYTRESGVRNLRRKIADILRKVAKNIVLSDNEIKKTTITKAKVKEYLEKKIFEIDEIKRAPQVGIVNGLAWTSVGGDVLKIEAIKIRGKGLLQLTGQLGDVMKESAQIAYSVVKVLIDEKYLKVPKNLIPKTQDEKNDDEIYHKYDLHLHVPEGATPKDGPSAGITIATAIASIFTNQKIRSDVAMTGEITLSGDVLPIGGLKEKLIAAHKAGVKLALIPQKNYDRDLDEIPDEVKKAIDIQPVKHIRDVLKYAFTK is encoded by the coding sequence ATGATAAGCAAGATTGAAAGTTTGCCAATGCAAATATCTGTTTTAGTAGAAGATAGTCTTTTTTTATATCCTTTTATGATTACGCCAATTTTTATAGAAGATAATGAAAATATAGAAGCTATAAATTACGCACAAGAAAACTCTAAACCTATACTTATAACTACAACCAAGCCTCAAAATGATGGTAGTAGAGACTTCGATGATATTTTTGATTGTGGTGTTATAGGAAATATCATGAGACGCTCTACCATTCCTGATGGAAGAGTAAAAATACTTTTTCAAGGTATTCAAAAAGGTCGCATAATTAAACAAATACAAAAAACGCCATTGATAGCTGAAGTTGATGCCATAGAAGAGATTTTGCCTGAGCCAAATAAGGTTGAAGCACTTATGAATACACTTATAGAAAAAGTAAAAACGCTAAACAAATTTATAAGTTACTTTCCACCAGAACTTCTTAAAGCCATAGAAGAAAATATAGATCCCATAAGGATTTGCGACCTTATATCAAGCTCTCTTAGATTAAAAAAAGATTTGGCTTATGAGTTTTTTATAGAAACTAAATTTGAAAAAAAAGCTTTAAGACTGATTGATTATATAACAGAAGAGATAAAATCCCATAAGATAGAAAAAGATATCAAAAGCAAAGTTCATTCTCGTATAGAAAAAGTAAATAAAGAGTATTTTTTAAAAGAACAACTAAAACAAATTCAAGAAGAATTAGGCACAGATAATAGCAAAGAAGAAGAAATTCAAGAATACAAGAAAAAGTTAGAAACTAAAAAGAAATTTATATCAACTGAGGCTTATAAAGAGATAAAAAAACAAATAGACAAACTAGCTCGCCTTCATCCAGATTCGGCCGATGCTGGAATGGTGCAAAGCTACCTTGACTGGACACTTGAAGTGCCTTTTGAAAAAATCTCAAAACAAAAATCCAGCATAGCACAAGTCTCAAAACAGCTAAATAAAGACCACTACTCTTTAAAAAAACCAAAAGAGAGAATAGAAGAGTATTTCGCACTAAGAGAGCTCATAGAAAAAAGAAAAAGCGACAATAAACTAAATAATGGTGCCATAATATGCTTTGCAGGGCCTCCTGGCGTTGGTAAAACTAGCCTTGCAAACTCAATAGCAAAAGCATTAAAAAGAGAGCTTATACGCGTAGCTCTTGGTGGATTAGAAGATGTAAATGAGCTTAGAGGGCATAGAAGAACCTACATAGGTGCAATGCCTGGTAGGATAGTTCAAGGTCTTATAGAAGCAAAACAGATGAATCCTGTAATGGTTTTAGATGAGATAGACAAGATAGGAAGCGGACATAGGGGTGATCCAAGTGCTGTAATGCTTGAAATTTTAGATCCTGAGCAAAATTCTAAATTTAGAGATTATTATCTAAATTTTGACATAGATCTTAGCAAAATTATATTTATAGCCACAGCAAATGATGTGAGTATGATACCACCAGCCCTTAGAGATAGAATGGAGTTTATTTTTCTTAGCTCCTATACACCGCAAGAAAAATTTGAAATAGCCAAAAAATACTTAATACCACAAGAAATACAAAAACATGCTCTAAGCACAAAAGAGGTAATTTTTCAAAATGACGCGATAGAACTTATCATAAGTGAATACACAAGAGAGAGTGGTGTTAGAAATTTAAGAAGAAAAATAGCAGATATTCTAAGAAAAGTAGCCAAAAATATAGTTTTAAGCGACAATGAGATTAAAAAAACAACTATAACAAAAGCAAAAGTTAAAGAGTATTTAGAAAAGAAAATTTTTGAGATAGATGAGATCAAAAGAGCTCCACAAGTTGGTATAGTAAATGGTCTTGCTTGGACGAGCGTTGGCGGGGATGTTCTTAAAATAGAAGCTATAAAAATACGCGGTAAAGGACTACTTCAATTAACAGGGCAACTTGGCGATGTTATGAAAGAATCGGCTCAAATTGCATATAGTGTTGTAAAAGTTTTAATAGACGAAAAATATCTAAAAGTTCCAAAAAATCTTATTCCAAAAACACAAGATGAAAAAAATGATGATGAAATTTACCACAAATACGACCTTCATCTACATGTCCCAGAAGGTGCAACTCCAAAAGATGGTCCAAGTGCTGGAATAACTATAGCAACAGCAATTGCTTCTATTTTTACAAACCAAAAAATAAGATCAGATGTTGCAATGACAGGAGAAATAACATTAAGCGGCGATGTATTGCCAATAGGCGGTTTAAAAGAAAAATTAATTGCAGCCCATAAAGCTGGTGTAAAATTAGCTCTAATTCCTCAAAAAAACTATGATAGAGACTTAGATGAAATACCAGATGAAGTTAAAAAAGCTATAGATATACAACCAGTTAAACATATAAGAGATGTATTAAAATATGCTTTTACAAAATGA
- a CDS encoding cation:dicarboxylate symporter family transporter, with protein MKTLTKKSRTIKLLTNLAFWVVFGIIAGILLGIINPPLAESHTVKQGAVIFIKVLKMMIGPIIFLTIVSGIAGLHSLKELGSIGLKAFIYFEVVSTLALAIGIAVPKILQPGSGMNLKIEDLDTKGVDKFITQSKNIALDPNASPIENMFNEIWHILKGAVPSDPITPFITGNTIQVLFMAIVTAVIISFLSHKHKDIIMKPIISLQHIVLKILSIFMWFSPIAAFSAMAYLIGHFGLNTLWGMINLLLVMLFSCCLFIFGILGIICYFAKINIFKFMRFISKEVLIVFATSSSETALAPLMQKLEKAGIQRGSVGLIIPTGYSFNLDCTNIYLAMSVIFLAQAFNIDLSFMHLLMTLLILMITSKGAVGVTGSGFIILAGTLSALDVIPVATVAVLLGVDKFMSEMRAVGNLCGNAVGCLIVSIWDKKVDLTKFRYALDHPEEF; from the coding sequence ATGAAAACACTCACAAAAAAATCTCGCACCATAAAACTATTAACTAATTTAGCTTTTTGGGTTGTATTTGGGATAATTGCTGGTATATTACTTGGTATAATAAATCCCCCACTAGCAGAATCACACACAGTAAAACAAGGTGCGGTAATATTTATAAAAGTACTTAAAATGATGATAGGTCCTATAATTTTTCTAACCATAGTCTCTGGTATAGCCGGGCTTCATAGCCTAAAAGAGCTTGGTTCGATTGGATTAAAAGCTTTCATATATTTTGAAGTTGTTTCAACTCTTGCCCTTGCAATTGGCATAGCTGTCCCAAAAATTTTACAACCAGGGTCTGGAATGAACTTAAAGATAGAGGATTTGGATACCAAGGGTGTTGATAAATTTATAACTCAATCAAAAAATATTGCCCTAGATCCAAATGCAAGCCCAATAGAAAATATGTTTAATGAAATTTGGCATATTTTAAAAGGTGCTGTACCATCTGACCCAATTACACCTTTTATTACCGGAAATACCATTCAAGTGCTATTTATGGCTATTGTAACTGCTGTTATTATATCGTTTTTATCGCACAAGCACAAAGATATTATCATGAAACCAATTATCAGTTTGCAGCACATTGTGCTTAAAATCCTAAGCATTTTTATGTGGTTTAGTCCAATTGCTGCATTTTCGGCAATGGCTTATCTAATCGGTCATTTTGGATTAAATACACTATGGGGCATGATAAACTTGCTTCTTGTTATGCTATTTTCTTGTTGTTTGTTTATTTTTGGAATACTTGGCATCATTTGTTACTTTGCAAAAATTAATATATTTAAATTTATGCGTTTTATCTCAAAAGAAGTTCTTATAGTTTTTGCCACAAGCTCAAGCGAAACCGCACTTGCCCCACTTATGCAAAAACTAGAAAAAGCAGGAATTCAAAGAGGTTCGGTTGGATTAATAATACCAACTGGCTACTCGTTTAATCTAGATTGTACAAATATATATTTAGCAATGAGTGTTATTTTTCTTGCACAAGCTTTTAACATTGATTTATCATTTATGCATCTACTTATGACGCTGCTTATTTTGATGATTACAAGTAAAGGTGCAGTAGGTGTTACTGGATCAGGGTTTATTATCTTAGCAGGAACACTTTCTGCACTAGATGTCATACCAGTAGCAACAGTTGCTGTTTTGCTTGGAGTTGATAAATTTATGAGCGAAATGCGTGCTGTTGGAAATCTATGCGGTAATGCCGTTGGCTGTTTAATTGTTTCAATATGGGATAAAAAAGTTGATTTGACTAAATTTAGATATGCCCTAGATCATCCAGAAGAATTTTAA
- the fliL gene encoding flagellar basal body-associated protein FliL, with amino-acid sequence MMAEEEKEEKKEKKGGSKKVILIIVIALSFVILLVLGVIVGLMLSSHPEQEVPAKTKADSHKTQPAPKPNTSVRYSDFMNIGVMYPMDQFVVNLLSESGSRYLKTSIDFELSIETLTPEMDKKKSIIRDIVIRSLSSKTIEEISTTKGKERLKDEIVGKINEILTDGYIKNVYFTDFIIQ; translated from the coding sequence ATGATGGCTGAAGAAGAAAAAGAAGAGAAAAAAGAAAAAAAGGGTGGTAGCAAAAAAGTAATTTTAATAATAGTAATAGCATTATCTTTTGTGATTTTGCTTGTGCTAGGAGTTATTGTTGGACTTATGCTATCTTCTCATCCAGAGCAAGAAGTACCAGCAAAGACAAAAGCGGATTCACACAAAACACAACCAGCACCAAAGCCAAATACATCTGTAAGATACAGCGATTTTATGAATATTGGCGTAATGTATCCAATGGATCAATTTGTTGTAAATTTACTCAGCGAAAGCGGCTCTAGATACCTTAAAACTTCAATAGATTTTGAACTTAGCATAGAAACTCTAACACCAGAAATGGATAAGAAAAAGTCCATAATAAGAGATATTGTCATACGCTCACTTTCATCTAAAACCATCGAAGAAATCAGCACAACAAAGGGTAAAGAGCGATTAAAAGATGAAATAGTTGGGAAAATAAATGAAATTTTAACAGATGGCTATATAAAAAATGTATATTTCACGGATTTTATCATTCAATGA
- the acpS gene encoding holo-ACP synthase: protein MIGIDIIAIKRISDLKLKYGDKFLYKFLNKDEINIAKSEATIAGFFAAKEAFAKALGCGISKEFSFHDVEIYKDSNGAPFLKIAQKIKSNFDIQNANLSISHDGGFAIAAVILQKK, encoded by the coding sequence ATGATAGGAATAGATATCATTGCCATAAAAAGGATATCTGATTTAAAACTAAAATATGGTGATAAGTTTTTATATAAATTCTTAAATAAAGATGAGATAAACATAGCAAAAAGTGAAGCCACTATAGCTGGTTTTTTTGCCGCAAAAGAAGCTTTTGCTAAAGCTTTAGGTTGTGGTATAAGCAAGGAGTTTTCTTTTCACGATGTTGAAATTTACAAAGATAGCAATGGTGCTCCATTTTTAAAAATAGCTCAAAAAATTAAATCAAATTTTGATATACAAAACGCAAACTTAAGCATAAGCCACGATGGTGGTTTTGCCATAGCTGCTGTTATTTTACAAAAAAAATAA